One part of the Humulus lupulus chromosome 9, drHumLupu1.1, whole genome shotgun sequence genome encodes these proteins:
- the LOC133800079 gene encoding uncharacterized protein LOC133800079, whose product MKTLFLERYFPASKVGSIRKEICGILQQTGESLYEYWERFKRLCASYPHHQISEQLLIQYFYEGLFPLDWSMIDVESGGALVDKTPAAARSLISNMVANSQQFGVHQEVSVKGLNETNSKVEQQLAQLTSMVQQMALGHQVRPCGICQLVGHPTDACPTLQEDTNEHVNAMGGFLGQPRQRYDPYAITYNEGWKEHPNLRYGNQQQTVPTRPPGFPYQQRQQQPYTPQPQQPITSQAQEPSMTDMLKQLVASNIKTQVILQSTQVSLKNLENTIG is encoded by the coding sequence ATGAAGACATTATTCTTGGAGCGTTACTTCCCCGCATCTAAGGTTGGTAGTATAAGGAAGGAAATCTGTGGCATTCTCCAACAGACTGGGGAGTCATTATAtgagtattgggagagatttaagaggCTATGTGCCAGCTACCCCCACCACCAAATAAGTGAACAACTCCTGATCCAATACTTTTATGAAGGACTATTTCCATTGGATTGGAGCATGATTGATGTAGAAAGTGGGGGAGCATTGGTTGACAAGACTCCTGCTGCAGCTAGGAGCTTAATTTCTAATATGGTAGCTAATTCTCAACAGTTTGGAGTTCATCAAGAAGTTTCAGTTAAGGGATTAAATGAGACAAACTCTAAAGTAGAACAGCAGCTGGCGCAATTAACTAGTATGGTTCAACAAATGGCTTTAGGTCATCAAGTGAGACCTTGTGGCATATGTCAGTTGGTGGGGCATCCTACTGATGCATGTCCCACACTTCAAGAGGATACCAATGAGCATGTAAATGCAATGGGAGGATTCCTAGGGCAACCTAGGCAAAGGTATGACCCTTATGCTATAACTTATAATGAAGGATGGAAAGAACATCCTAATCTTCGatatgggaatcaacaacaaaCTGTACCAACTAGACCACCAGGATTTCCTTATCAACAAAGGCAACAACAACCCTATACACCTCAGCCTCAACAACCTATTACTTCACAAGCTCAAGAACCATCAATGACAGATATGCTAAAACAGTTAGTAGCTTCCAATATAAAAACTCAAGTAATTCTTCAGAGTACTCAAGTGTCTCTCAAGAATTTGGAGAACACAATAGGATAG
- the LOC133802631 gene encoding protein DJ-1 homolog B has translation MALLLRFPPHSIYLLRHTSTPPKLFTPPTQNKRLLLFSAAAMATPAAPARKVLVPIANGTEPMEAVITIDVLRRAGADVTVASVEKQLRVDACHGVKIVADALITDCGQNVFDLITLPGGIPGATNLKNSGILESMVKKQAAGGRLYAAVCASPAVALGAWGLLKGKKATCYPSFMEQLASTANAVESRVQVDGKVVTSRGPGTTLEYAVALVEQLYGKEKADEISGPLVMRSNHGEEYTIKELNPVQWTFNDGPRILVPVANGIEEMEAVMIIDVLRRAKANVVVASVEDKVEILASRQVKLEADMLLDEAAILSYDLILLPGGLGGAQAFANSEKLVNLLMKQRESNRPYGAICASPALVLEPHGLLKGKKATAFPAMVNKLLDQSEAENRVVVDENLITSRGPGTSIEFALGVVEKLFGREKALELAKTMLL, from the exons ATGGCATTACTACTGCGTTTTCCTCCTCACTCTATTTACCTTCTCCGCCACACTTCAACTCCGCCGAAGCTCTTCACTCCCCCAACCCAAAACAAGCGTCTCCTCCTCTTCTCCGCCGCTGCCATGGCTACTCCCGCTGCTCCTGCTCGCAAG GTTTTGGTTCCGATCGCTAATGGCACGGAGCCGATGGAGGCGGTGATCACCATTGATGTTCTGCGACGAGCTGGAGCTGATGTTACTGTTGCTTCTGTGGAGAAGCAGCTTCGTGTTGATGCTTGCCATGGAGTTAAGATCGTCGCTGATGCTTTGATCACTGATTGTGGCCAAAACGTCTTTGACCTCATCACTCTACCT GGAGGCATACCTGGGGCTACCAATCTTAAAAACAGTGGAATTCTAGAAAGCATGGTCAAGAAGCAGGCTGCAGGTGGGCGGCTTTACGCTGCAGTTTGTGCTTCCCCTGCAGTGGCTCTCGGGGCGTGGGGTTTGTTAAAGGGCAAAAAA GCAACGTGCTATCCATCATTTATGGAACAATTAGCCTCTACTGCAAATGCTGTTGAGTCAAGAGTCCAAGTGGATGGAAAAGTTGTAACAAGTCGTGGACCTGGGACTACTTTGGAATATGCTGTTGCACTGGTTGAGCAGTTGTATGGGAAAGAAAAAGCTGATGAAATTTCTGGCCCACTG GTAATGCGATCCAACCATGGTGAAGAATATACTATAAAGGAGCTAAATCCTGTGCAATGGACATTCAATGATGGCCCAAGG ATTCTTGTACCTGTTGCCAATGGCATAGAGGAAATGGAAGCTGTTATGATCATTGATGTTTTACGAAGAGCAAAAGCAAATGTAGTCGTGGCGTCTGTTGAGGATAAAGTGGAAATTTTGGCTTCTCGCCAAGTCAAACTCGAGGCAGATATGCTTCTTGATGAGGCTGCCATACTTTCATATGACCTTATACTTTTGCCA GGTGGACTCGGTGGTGCTCAAGCATTTGCAAACTCAGAAAAGCTGGTAAATTTGTTAATGAAGCAGAGGGAATCAAATAGACCTTACGGAGCAATATGTGCTTCCCCAGCTCTAGTCCTCGAGCCCCATGGTTTGCTCAAG GGGAAAAAGGCCACAGCTTTTCCTGCCATGGTGAACAAGCTGTTGGATCAGAGCGAAGCCGAAAACAGGGTGGTCGTGGATGAAAACCTCATCACGAGTAGAGGTCCAGGAACTTCCATAGAGTTTGCTCTGGGAGTTGTGGAGAAACTGTTTGGACGGGAGAAAGCGTTGGAGCTTGCCAAGACGATGCTATTGTAA